CTGTCATGGTGCCCCGTCCCGACGTGGTGAGCCTGCGTCCCGACGCGTCGCTGTCGGAGATCAAACGCGCCGTCCTCGATGCTGGCCACACGCGTTACCCCGTCGTCTCCGACGACGGCGACCGGGTCGTCGGCTTCGTCGATCTGAAGGACGTCCTCCGGGCGAGCGAGGCCGACTCTCAAGGGGACGCGACGGCGGGGACTCTCGCGCGCGAGGTCGCGATCGTCCCGGAGACGACGTCTATCGGCGACCTCCTGTTGCAGTTCCGCGACGACAGCGGGCAGATGGCCGCGGTCGTCGACGAGTGGGGCACGTTCGAAGGCATCGCGACCGTCGAGGACGTCGTCGAGGCGATCGTCGGCGACCTCCGCGACGAGTTCGACGCCGACCGCGGCGAACCCTCGATCCGCGGGCAGCCGGACGGCTCCTACGAAGTCGACGGCAGCGTCGCGGTCTCTGTCGTCAATGAGACGCTCGGGGCGTCCTTCGAGGCCCCGGACGTCGAGACGATCGGTGGCCTGGTGTTCGATCTGCTCGGCCGCGCGCCCGAGGCGGGCGATAGCGTCGAGATCGACGGGCACGTCCTCGAAGTGAGAGGCGTCGACGGCGCGCGGATCGAAGCGGTCCACGTCTCGACGGCGAGCACTGACCCGGACGAAGGGGACACGACGCCGGACGGCGAGAGCGGGACGACCAGCGGGGGCGAGACACCCAACGACGAACAGTGACAGCGAGGAGAGCATAATGCGCTAGTCGATCACACCAGTAGCGTTCATTTACCCTCGGACACGTAGGCCCGTGTATGGACCGCCGCCGGTATCTACAGTCGATCGGCACAGCAGGCGTCGCCGCCACAGCCGGGTGTCTGGGTGTGGTCCCCGGGCTCGGCACCGGCCGGACGGTGCTCGACGAACCCGAAATCGACCTGAGCGCGGCGTCGCACCCGAGCCATGGCGACGACGTCCCCGACGTCACGCTCCCGGACCCGTTGCTCGGCGAGGCGGTGTCGACGACGGAGTTCGCGGGCGAACGCGCCTTCCTCATGACATTCATTTACACGAACTGCCCCGACGGGATGTGCCCGGCGCTCACCCTCCGGCTCCGGCGGGCCCAGGCCGTCGCGGCCGAGGCGGGCTACGGCGATCAGTCGGCGTTTCTGGCGACGACGTTCGACCCCGAACGCGACACGGCCGACGTCTTAGAGGAGTTCGCCGTCGAGCAGGGCGTCGACCTCGACGCCGGCAACTGGCACTTCCTGCGCCCCGAGAGCTACGAGGCGGGCCAAGAACTCATGGAGGAGGAGTTCGGGCTGGTGATCGAGAAGGCCGCCGCCGACGAGTACGAGAGCCTCGAATACGCCTTCCCACACTACAACTTGATCCTCCTCGTCAACAAGCAAGGCGTCGTCGAGCGCGCCTACCCCAACGGCGCGACGGTCGACGTCGAGCGCGTCGTCGAGGACTTCGAGACCGTGGTGACGGCCTGAGATGCGCCGACGGGACCTGCTCGCCGGGGTCGGAAGCGTGGCGGTACTCGGAGGGGCCGGTGCGGTCGCTGTCGGCGGGTTTCCATCGGTCGAGACCGGCGCTTCGGGTCGAGGAGGAACCGCCGATTCGGGGACGGAGGAGACGGAACTGACCGGACAGCGGGATCCGATTGCAGTCGAGACGATCGACGCCCCGGGGAGCGAGGCCGGCGAGGTCCGGATACCCGCCGCCGAGCCGACCTTTATCGATTTCTTCGGAACGTGGTGCCCCCCCTGCATCGAGCAGATGCCGGCGCTTGCGGAGGCGAACGAGCGGGTCGGCGGGGACGTCCTGTTCGTCTCCGTGACGACGGAGAACGTCGGCGGGTCCGTCACGAAAGACGAGGTCGTCGAGTGGTGGGAGACCCACGGCGGGAACTGGACGCTCGGGATCGACCCGACCGCGGAGCTGGCGGCTCGATACGCCCCGCCGGGGTATCCCGCCGCCTTCGCTATCGAGGCCTCCGGGACGGTGGCGTGGTCCGACGCCGGAGTCAAGACGGCCGACGAACTCGTCGCCGGGATCGAGCGGGCGATGGCATAGGGGAACCGAGTGTGAGTACACACCCCAAAGTGAACACGAGATGACCGACGTCACGCTCGCGACGAACCTGCCCTTCGCGATCACCGCCGGGGTCGCGACGTTCTTTTCGCCGTGTGCGTACCCGCTGTTGCCGGGGTACGTCGGCTTCTATCTGAACCAGACGACCGCGGAGGAGGCCTCCCTCGGGGGGGCGGGCGCTCGTGGGGTCGCCGCGGGGGCGGGCGTGCTTGTCACGCTCGGCACGCTCGCGTGGGCGACGTTCGTGGTGGGCCACTCGACCCTCTCGGGTGTCACGCTCTTCGAGACGCTCGTCGGCGCGCTGTTGGTGGGCTTCGGGGCGCTCGTTGCCACCGGGAAGGCCCCGTCGGTGTCGGTGCCGCTGCCGAAGCGGCGCGCGAGCGTCCTCGGGTTCGGGGTCTTCGGGGCGGGGTACGCGCTGGCGGGTGCGGGCTGTGTCGCGCCCGTTTTTCTCGGGGTCACGGCCCGTGCCGCCTCGCTGCCGGGGGAGACGGCCACGGTCGTGCTCGCGGCGTACGCGGGGACCGTCGCCGCGTTGATGATCTCGGTGACGGTCGCGACCGGGATGGGGCTGGTGTCGAACGCGAGCCGGTTCACGGCGTACTCCGGACTGATCGAGCGGATCGCGGGGGTCGTGATGATCCTCGCCGGCCTCGGACAGCTCTATCTCGCGCTCGTCGTGTACTGAGCGACGCGCCGGCGGCAGTTTTATTTCCCCGTTCGATCACACCCCGATATGACATCGAAGCCCCCCGGCCCCGACGGTGGGTCGACGGAACTTGGGGGCGAGGGGACGAACGTCGGCGGGGAGTCACCCGAACCCGACCCCGACGCGGTCGGCGGGGAGGCGACGATCCACGACGACACCGAACTGGAGCGGACGATCGGACTCGCCGGCGGACTCGCCATCGGGATCGGGACGATGATCGGCGCGGGGATCTTCGTCTTTCCGGGGCTTGCGGCCGGCAACGCCGGGCCGGCGGCGGCGCTCTCGTTCGCTATCGGCGGCGCGATCGCTCTCCTCGTCGCCCTGCCGGCCTCCGAACTCGCGACGGCGATGCCGCGAAGCGGCGGCGGTTACTTCTTCATTTCCCGGAGCATGGGCACCGCCTACGGCGCGGTGGTCGGTCTCGGGCTGTGGCTGGGTCTCGTCTTCGCTTCGGCGTTCTACCTCGTCGGTTTGGGCCACTACGCGGCGGCCGTCTTCGCCGAGGTCGGACTCGCGCTCCCGATCAGCCCCGTCGTCCCGCTCGGGCTGTTCTTCGGCGTCGTTTTGACCGCCGTGAGCATCGGAGGCACAGAGAACACCGCGAAGGTACAGAACGCCGTCGTCGCCGTCCTCCTCGTCATCCTGACGGCGTTTTTGACCTACGGCTCCCTCGACGCGCTCGGCGTTTTCGGGCGCGGAACCGTCCCCGAGGCGTTCTTTTCGCAGGGGACGTTTCCGGCGTTCAGCACCGCTGCGCTCGTGTTTACGTCGTATCTCGGCTTCGCACAGGTCGCGACGGTCGCCGGCGACATCCAGTCGCCGAGTCGGAACCTCCCGCTCGCGATGGTCGGCTCAGTCCTCGTCGTGACCGCGTTCTACGTCGTGACCGTCTTCGTCGCCACGAGCGCCTTCGGCGCCGAACGGCTCTCGACGTTCGGCGAGACGGCGATGGTCGAGGTCGCACGGGAGTTTCTGGGCCGGCCGGGCGCGGTCGCGGTCCTCCTGGCCGGGCTCTTGGCGACGTTCTCGAGTGCGAACGCGTCGATACTCAGCGGCTCCCGGACTGTCTACGCGCTGAGCCGGGACGCGCTCTTGCCGAAGCGGGCCAGCGAGATCAACCTCCGGTACGGGACGCCGCACGTCGCGTTGCTCGCGGGCGGCGGCCCGATCTTGGTTCTCGTCGCCACCGGACGGGTCGAAGTGCTCGCCGAGGTGGCCTCCCTCCTGCATCTGGTCATGTACGGGCTGATCTGCACCGCCGTGATCGTCCTCCGCCGGCGCGGTCCGACGTGGTACGATCCGAGCTACCGGATGCCCGGCGTTCCGGCCCTGCCGGCGGTCGGCGCGGTCGCGAGCTTCGGGTTGGTCGCGTTCATGCAGCCCGCCTCGATCGGTGTTGGGGTCGCCGTGATGGCCGTCTCGTACCTGTGGTACCGCTACTACGCCGGAAGCGTCGAACTCGAAGGAGTCGTCTGACCATGCACGACAGACCCACCATACTCGTTCCGATCCGCGTCCTCGAGGGCGAATCGTTTCCCGAAGGAACTGCCGAACTGCTCTCGAACGTGCGGGTACTCCTGCTCGGATACCACGTCGTCCCCGAGCAGACGGCGCCGGGACAGATGCGGATGCAGTTCGAGACGAAGGCCAACACCCGCCTCGGCGAACTCGAAACGCTGCTCGAATCGGCCGGAGCGACCGTCGAGACTCGGCTCGTGTTCACCCGAAACGGTCAAAAGACGATCGACCGGATGGTGTACGAACACGACTGCCTCGCGGTATTGGACCCGGGAGCGGCCGGGAACCTCGACGACGTGTTGGTCCCGGTCCGCGGCTCGGTCGGCGTCGACCGCATCGCCCGCGTCGTCACTGGGCTGTTCGCCGACACCGACGCCGACGTGACGCTGTATCACGTCACCGAGGAAGGGGAGTCGAACGAGGACGCCCGGACGCTGCTGGAGGGGCTCGCCACCCGGCTCGCGTCGGGCGGGATCGACCGCCGCCGGGTGGTACTCACCGTCAGACACGGCGACGACGCGTTCGACGCGATCACCGACGACGCCAGCTCGTTCGACGCCGTCGTGATGGGTGAATCCGATCCCTCCCTCTCGACGCTCGTGTTCGGAATGCCGACCAAGGCGGTCGCAGAGCGCTTCCTCGGCCCGGTGTTCGTCGTCCAGCGCGAACGGCCCCTGGAGGGCGGGCGGACGGAGTGAGCGATCGGTCGGGTCCGGCCGGCCCGACGGGGACCCCCTCCGCACGCAATCGGTCCGTAACGTCGCCCCCGGCGGCACGAACGAACTCCTTCGGGTACAAACGTCTCCCCGAGGTGTATGAGAGCAACCGATCGGCGGTCGAATCCGACTCGAATCGTCGGATACGCCCGTGGATCCCTGCCGCTACCGCGTCGTCACTTCGCAGCCGTCCTCGGTGACGACGACCGTGTGTTCCTTCTGGCTGACGAGACAGCCCTCGTCCTCCTGCAGGACGGGGTAGCCGTGGACGACGTTCTGTTGGCTGAGCCGTCGGAGCGCCATCTCCGCGCGGCGGGTGTCGAGCCACCGGCGGGCGAACGGCAGCGTCTTGAACTCCTCGACGATCTGCTCGAGGGCCTGTCTCGCGTCGCGGTTCCGGACGCTGGCCTCCCGTTCGAGGGCGAAGATTTCCTCGTCGGCCCCCTCCGTCACCTTCCCGCCGCCGTCGGTGGCGAACGGCTCGATCGCGACCACGTCGCCGGCCTGGAGTTCGACGCCCGTCTCGACGGCTCGATTGGGGATGTTCGGCTCGGTGTGTTGCTCCCAATGGCCCAGGCCGTGTCCCGAGAGGTTGACGACCGGGTTGTAGCCGTAGCCGTCGATGACCGACTCGATCTCAGCGCCGATCTCGCCGGTGTGGACGCCGGCCTCGACGACGTCGAGGGCGGCCTCCAGCGCCTCCGCGGGGGCCTCGGCCAACTCGTCGGTCCCCGAGAGGTCGACCGTCACGGCGGTGTCGGCGAGCCACCCGTCGACGTGGACGCCGATGTCGAGGTTGATCATCTCCTCGCCGAACGTCGCGTCGTCGTCGGGTTCGGGGGTGGCGTGGGCGGCCTCCTCGTCGACGCTGATGTTGACGGGGAAGGCGGGTTCGCCGCCGAGTTCTCGGATGCGCTCCTCGGCGTATTCGGCGACGTCGAGGTGGCTCGCGCCGACCTCGACGCGGTCGGCCGCCTCGGCGCGGACCTGTGCGAGAATGTCGCCGGCTTCGCGGTGTTTCTCGTATCGCTCGTCGGTGAGATCGACGCTCATACGCCGCCTTCGGCGGGTCGAATGAAAGGGATTGCGTTCGTCGCCGCCCGCGTTGGGCGATCCGGGCCGGCGGGCCGCGTGGCCCGCGGTCGATCCGGACCGCAACGCTTTCGACCGCGCCGCCACCGTATCGAACCAGTGCCACTTCCCGCCGACTTCGCGTTGCCGCCGGCGCCCTACCTCGCCGCGCTCGCGGTCGGGGCCGCCGTCGCCGTCGCGGCGCTGTACCGCCGCCGGCCACGCGTGACCGCCGCATCGGTGACCGCGTTCGCCCCCTGGGTCGCCGCCGGCGGGGCGCTGTACGCGCTCCACCAGGTCGGGGTCCCGCGGGACTCACTCGACCCGCTGTTCGGGTCGCCCGCGGTGTACGTCACCGTCGGGATCCTCGCCGGGGGCGTCTGGGCCACCGTCGCCGACCGCCCCGCCGAGTCGTGGAGCGCCTCGGGCGCGCCGGCGCTTCTGGCCGGGGCCGGGAGCGCGCTTCTCCTCGCCGCGCTGGCGGCCGCGGCGTTCGGGCCGACGCCGGCCGGGACTGGTGGCGGGGGCACGCCTGTCGCCTCGGTCGCCATCGCGGTCGTTTCCGTCGTCGTCGCCGCGACGGCGTGGGGCGTCCTGCGTCGCGTCCGGGACGTCGACGCGACGGGCAGCGTCGGCTCCCTCGCCGTCTTCGGCCACACGCTCGACGGCGTCTCCACGGCGGTCGGCTACGACCTGTTGGGATTCGGCGAGCAGACCCCGCTCTCGCGGCTGATCATCGACGCCGGGGCGGCGCTGCCGACGGCCGAACTGATCGGGGCCGGGTGGCTCTTCGCCGCGGTGAAGGTCGGCCTCGGGGTCGCGGTCGTCGCCCTCTTCGAGGAGTACGTCCGCGCCGACCCGACCGAAGGCTACCTGCTGCTCGGTCTCGTCGTCGCCGTCGGTCTCGGCCCCGGCGTCCACAACGTCGTGCTCTTTGCGCTCGCGTAGCGTCGACCCGACCGACTTTTGCGTCCGCCACGTGAGCCACGAGTATGGCGAAACAACCGCATCTGCTGGTCGAGCCGGGCGATCTCGCCGATCTGGCCCTCGTTCCCGGCGACCCGGAGCGTGTCGACCGCATCGCCGACCGCTGTGAGGACGCGATCACCGTCGCACAGAACCGCGAGTACAAGCTGATCAACGCCACCTACGGGGGACGCGACGTGACGATCTGCTCGACGGGGATCGGGTCGCCGTCGGCCGCCATCGCCGCCGAGGAACTGGCCGCCGTCGGCGTCGAGACGTTCGTCCGGGTCGGGACGACCGGCGCGCTCCAGCCCGACATCGAGATCGGCGATACCGTCGTCGCGACGGGCGCGTCGAAAGACGAGGGGACGACGAAGCGCTACGAGGCCGCCACCGTCCCCGCCGTTTCCGACTACGGGACGCTGTCAGCGCTCGTCGACTCGGCCGAAGCGCGCGAGGCCCCGGTCCACGTCGGTCCCATCGCCACCGACGACGCCTTCTACGCCGAGACCGACGCCCACGTCGAGGCGTGGTCCGAGGCCGGACTGCTCTGCGTGGAGATGGAGGCCGCTGCGCTGTTCACGCTCGCCCGCCGGAAGGGCCTCGCCGCGGGCGCGATCTGCACCGTCGACGGCAACCTGGTCGAGGGGACTCAAAAAGGCGAGACCGACGACGAGGAGCTCCCCGAGAAGGCCAAAGACAACGTCGGGCGAGCGATCGATATCGCACTCGACGCCGCGACGCGGCTGTAGCGGCCGGCGCTACTGTCCGCTCGGCCCCTCGCCCAACAGCGTATCGACGACGCGTTCGGGGTCGTCGTCGCCGAAGACGGACTCGACGAGGAGGTGCCCGCCCAGGACCGCCGGGCTCAACACGGCGTCCGCGCCGGCGCGTTTGAGCTTCCGGACGTTCTCGCGGTCGGTCGCCGCCGCGACGATCCGGAGGCCGGGGTTGAGCTCCCGTGCGGTCAGGATCACCATCGCGTCCTCGGCGTCGTTGTTCGTCGCGACGATGAGCCCGCGGGCGCGGTCGATGTGGAGCCGCCTGAGGGGGTCCTCGTCGCTCGGGTCTGCAGTAACGACCTCGTGGCCGCGGTCGCGGAGCCCTTTGGCGTCGTCGGGGTCCTCGACGACGACGACGGCCTCACAGCCCTCTAGATTCTCGAGGATCGGTTCGGTCAGGTCGCCGTAGCCGGTGACGACGTAGTGGTTCTCCAACAGATCGAGTTGTTTGTCGGTCATATTTCCGAGTGCGGTGGCGAGGTGGGCTTCGATGAGCGGGCCGAGAAGTGTCCCCAGAGCGACGCCGAAGCTGGCAACGCCGGTCAGGAGGACAGACATAGAAAACAGACGGCCGACCTGCGAGCTCGCGGTGAGGTCGCCGTAGCCGACGGTCGAGGCGGTGACGAGCGTAAAGTAGAACGCGTCCAGTGCCGTCTCGACCTCGTTGAATTCGTCGCGGAGTGCGTACGTCCCGACGGTGCCGTACGCCTGGACCGCTAACACCGCCGCCAGCGAGGCCAACTGCGTCACCGAGAGGTCGACGCTTCGACCGAAGTACCGGCGGTTCAACAGGAGTATCGGTATCGCGAGCGCCGAGAGCGCGACGAGCGGGAACGAGAGTACGCTCGACTGTGCGAGCCCCTGAACGCCGGTGACCGGGAGCAAGAGGACGGAGGAGTACCACGCGACCCGGTAGCCGCGATAGAGCCCATACACGCTCAGAGACATCAAGAACCCGGTCATCGCCCCGGTGAACCCCGCCGTCCGGGCGGCGGCCTCGGGGACGAACGGCGCCAGCGGCCCGGACACCCCGGTCGAACCGATGTTCACGATGCCGGTGACGACCGAGAGCACGGCGATGATCCCCGTCAACGCGACCGCGGCGCGGACCCGGAGCAGCGTCGATCTCGCGGTCCCGCTCTCGGACTGCGTGCGGTCCGTCTCGATCGCCGGTGTCACGGCCGCCGGTTCCCGGCCAATCGGTAATAAGCCATCGTTTCCGCGGCTCTCGGTCGAGCGTACGCCGGTAGTAGTATATAAATAGCCGACGACAGAGGAGCCATGATGCAGCCGCTTCCCGTCGAGGTCCTGTTCGGTATCTACCTCGGCGCCCTGACCGGGATGTTTCCCGCGCTCGTCTCCTGGGCGCTGGGGTTCATATTCAAATACGTCACCGGCGTCTCGATCCCCGCCTTCGGTGTCGTCGTTCTCGCGTTGGCGCTCGCCGGCATCAACGGCGGGTTGCTCGCGCTGAACGATCCCGCAGTCGTGCAGTCCGGCTACCGGATCGTCGTCGCGTTGATCGTCGTGTTGATGCTCTCGTTGTACGCACACGCCAAGGGCGACGCGATGGGCGCGTCGGTTCCGAAGCGGCTCTCGTGGCGGAAGCTCCGCGATCGGACGCTCTCGAGCGACGTCGTGGAGCTGGTCGGCGCCCGTGGCGAGGCCCACATAGAGGTCGTCGGCGAAGTGACCGACATGGAGGGCTACCCGCCGCTGTCGTCGGAGACGCGATCGGAGATCGAGACGGGCGAGTGGCGGCTGCCGGCCGACCTGCCGATCTCGGAACTCGAAGCCCGCTTTGCCGACCGGCTTCGGACCGAACTCGATCTCGCCGACATCTCCGTGTCGATCGACGAACGCGGGCGGGCGAGCGTGGTCGCGGCCCCGCCGCTGTCGGGGATCTCCAAGCGCGTGCCGGACGGGAAACGCGCCGTTTCGGTCGAGACACTCGTTCCGACCGGGATCGCCCGCGGCGACGAGGTCGCGGTGGTGGCCGGCGGGACGGAGGTCCGGGGGACGGTCATCGCGGCCAAATCGTCGCTACACCGCGAGGCGGCGATCAAGCCCGACGGCGGGACTGCGGACGGCGCCCCTCCGACGACGGCCGCGCCGACGACGACCGGCGGTGACGGTCGGATCACCGTCGCCGTCGACCGCTCGAAGGCGAGCGAACTGTTGGGCGTCTCGCGGGCGAAAGTCGTCGTCACCGCCCGCGGGACGCGCCGGGAGTTCGAGTTGATTTCGATGCTCCGGCGTGCCGGCAAGCGCTTTCGGACGATGAGAGTAAAGCCCTCGGGCGGACTCGCCGGCGGAACGATCGGCGGCTCGAACGTCCGGGGGGCGTACGACGTCGCGGTGTTGGCGATACAACGGCCCGATGGGTGGCTCGTCGCCCCCCGCGGCGGGACCGAGGTGCGCGCGGGCGACGAGCTGTTCGTCGTCGGGAAGCGCGCCGCCCTCGACGCCTTCGAGGAGGTGATCGCGTGAGCCTCATCGCGGAGGGGTTCGCCGTCGGCGGCGACCTGCTCGTCGACGTCGCACGGACGATCGTCCTCGCCGTCACGGCCGCGACGGTCGGTGCCGTCGCCGGCCTCGTCCATCGGTGGTACGCCGGCGAGCGGGTCCCCGACGGACTTGCGGTTCTCGTCGGGTTGAGCGTCGTCGCGATCTACCTCAACACCGCGGGCGCCCTCGGGGAAGTGATCGGCGGCGAACTCGAACTCCTGGCGCCCGAGGCGGTCGTGTTCAACACGGGCACGTTCGTCGTTGCCGGCCTGACAGCCCTCGCGGGCGGGCGGATCGGCGACCGGATCGGCGTCGGCCTCTTCGCCATCTCGGGGCGCACGAGCCTCGACCGGGACGTGACCCGGATCGTCCGGAGCGTCGGCCGGGTGACCACGGTCGAACTTCCGGAGGAGATCGGCGACATCGACGGCTACGATCCGGTCGACGCCGAGACGAAGGCGAAACTCTCCGGACACGTGCTCGTGTTTCCCCGGCGGCTGACCGTCGGCGACCTCCGGACGCGCTTCGTCGACCGGCTTCGCACCGACTACGGCGTCGGCCACGTCGACGTGGACTTCGCCGACGACGGGACGGTCGAGTATCTCGCGTTGGGCGGCCGCGAGTCCGGCATCGGATCGACGCTCCCGCCCGGCAGCGCCGCGGTGGCGATCAGGGCCGACCCGCCGAACAACGCTAGCCCCGGGGACTCGGTACAGGTGTGGACGACCTCCGAGCCGGTTCCGGATTCCGACCCGGATCCGAACTCCCCGCCCGACCCGGATACGGCGACGGCGACGGGGGCGGAAATAAACGACAGCCCACGACGCGTAGCGAGCGCCGAGATCCGGGGGACGGCGGGCGACGTCGTGACGCTCGCGGCGGACGAATCCGACGCGATGCGTCTCGAGACGGATCGCCGGTACCGACTCGTGACGCTGCCGGTCGAACCCCGCGCCGACCGCGCGTTCGCCGCCCGGCTCCGAACCGCCGACGAGACGATGGGCGTCGTTTCGGTCGCCGACGGCAGCGTCCTCGTGGGGAACCCCCTCGGGGCGCT
The genomic region above belongs to Natronomonas moolapensis 8.8.11 and contains:
- a CDS encoding hemolysin family protein yields the protein MVDVALSATRLLVALLLVVLNGFFVASEFAFVRIRATSVEQLVEEGRAGADVLSSVVGSLDDYLAVTQLGITIASLGLGWVGEPAVAALIEPLLSSVLPPSLLHLAAFAIGFGFITFLHVVFGELAPKTLAIAEAERISLLVAPPMKLFYYLFYPGLVVFNGTANAFTRLLGVPPASETDETLGEREIRRVLARAGEAGRVDPGEIEMIEGVFELDDTDVRSVMVPRPDVVSLRPDASLSEIKRAVLDAGHTRYPVVSDDGDRVVGFVDLKDVLRASEADSQGDATAGTLAREVAIVPETTSIGDLLLQFRDDSGQMAAVVDEWGTFEGIATVEDVVEAIVGDLRDEFDADRGEPSIRGQPDGSYEVDGSVAVSVVNETLGASFEAPDVETIGGLVFDLLGRAPEAGDSVEIDGHVLEVRGVDGARIEAVHVSTASTDPDEGDTTPDGESGTTSGGETPNDEQ
- a CDS encoding SCO family protein — its product is MDRRRYLQSIGTAGVAATAGCLGVVPGLGTGRTVLDEPEIDLSAASHPSHGDDVPDVTLPDPLLGEAVSTTEFAGERAFLMTFIYTNCPDGMCPALTLRLRRAQAVAAEAGYGDQSAFLATTFDPERDTADVLEEFAVEQGVDLDAGNWHFLRPESYEAGQELMEEEFGLVIEKAAADEYESLEYAFPHYNLILLVNKQGVVERAYPNGATVDVERVVEDFETVVTA
- a CDS encoding TlpA family protein disulfide reductase encodes the protein MRRRDLLAGVGSVAVLGGAGAVAVGGFPSVETGASGRGGTADSGTEETELTGQRDPIAVETIDAPGSEAGEVRIPAAEPTFIDFFGTWCPPCIEQMPALAEANERVGGDVLFVSVTTENVGGSVTKDEVVEWWETHGGNWTLGIDPTAELAARYAPPGYPAAFAIEASGTVAWSDAGVKTADELVAGIERAMA
- a CDS encoding cytochrome c biogenesis protein CcdA, with amino-acid sequence MTDVTLATNLPFAITAGVATFFSPCAYPLLPGYVGFYLNQTTAEEASLGGAGARGVAAGAGVLVTLGTLAWATFVVGHSTLSGVTLFETLVGALLVGFGALVATGKAPSVSVPLPKRRASVLGFGVFGAGYALAGAGCVAPVFLGVTARAASLPGETATVVLAAYAGTVAALMISVTVATGMGLVSNASRFTAYSGLIERIAGVVMILAGLGQLYLALVVY
- a CDS encoding APC family permease, which gives rise to MTSKPPGPDGGSTELGGEGTNVGGESPEPDPDAVGGEATIHDDTELERTIGLAGGLAIGIGTMIGAGIFVFPGLAAGNAGPAAALSFAIGGAIALLVALPASELATAMPRSGGGYFFISRSMGTAYGAVVGLGLWLGLVFASAFYLVGLGHYAAAVFAEVGLALPISPVVPLGLFFGVVLTAVSIGGTENTAKVQNAVVAVLLVILTAFLTYGSLDALGVFGRGTVPEAFFSQGTFPAFSTAALVFTSYLGFAQVATVAGDIQSPSRNLPLAMVGSVLVVTAFYVVTVFVATSAFGAERLSTFGETAMVEVAREFLGRPGAVAVLLAGLLATFSSANASILSGSRTVYALSRDALLPKRASEINLRYGTPHVALLAGGGPILVLVATGRVEVLAEVASLLHLVMYGLICTAVIVLRRRGPTWYDPSYRMPGVPALPAVGAVASFGLVAFMQPASIGVGVAVMAVSYLWYRYYAGSVELEGVV
- a CDS encoding universal stress protein — its product is MHDRPTILVPIRVLEGESFPEGTAELLSNVRVLLLGYHVVPEQTAPGQMRMQFETKANTRLGELETLLESAGATVETRLVFTRNGQKTIDRMVYEHDCLAVLDPGAAGNLDDVLVPVRGSVGVDRIARVVTGLFADTDADVTLYHVTEEGESNEDARTLLEGLATRLASGGIDRRRVVLTVRHGDDAFDAITDDASSFDAVVMGESDPSLSTLVFGMPTKAVAERFLGPVFVVQRERPLEGGRTE
- the map gene encoding type II methionyl aminopeptidase, encoding MSVDLTDERYEKHREAGDILAQVRAEAADRVEVGASHLDVAEYAEERIRELGGEPAFPVNISVDEEAAHATPEPDDDATFGEEMINLDIGVHVDGWLADTAVTVDLSGTDELAEAPAEALEAALDVVEAGVHTGEIGAEIESVIDGYGYNPVVNLSGHGLGHWEQHTEPNIPNRAVETGVELQAGDVVAIEPFATDGGGKVTEGADEEIFALEREASVRNRDARQALEQIVEEFKTLPFARRWLDTRRAEMALRRLSQQNVVHGYPVLQEDEGCLVSQKEHTVVVTEDGCEVTTR
- a CDS encoding DUF63 family protein, whose product is MPLPADFALPPAPYLAALAVGAAVAVAALYRRRPRVTAASVTAFAPWVAAGGALYALHQVGVPRDSLDPLFGSPAVYVTVGILAGGVWATVADRPAESWSASGAPALLAGAGSALLLAALAAAAFGPTPAGTGGGGTPVASVAIAVVSVVVAATAWGVLRRVRDVDATGSVGSLAVFGHTLDGVSTAVGYDLLGFGEQTPLSRLIIDAGAALPTAELIGAGWLFAAVKVGLGVAVVALFEEYVRADPTEGYLLLGLVVAVGLGPGVHNVVLFALA
- a CDS encoding nucleoside phosphorylase; translation: MAKQPHLLVEPGDLADLALVPGDPERVDRIADRCEDAITVAQNREYKLINATYGGRDVTICSTGIGSPSAAIAAEELAAVGVETFVRVGTTGALQPDIEIGDTVVATGASKDEGTTKRYEAATVPAVSDYGTLSALVDSAEAREAPVHVGPIATDDAFYAETDAHVEAWSEAGLLCVEMEAAALFTLARRKGLAAGAICTVDGNLVEGTQKGETDDEELPEKAKDNVGRAIDIALDAATRL
- a CDS encoding NAD-binding protein, whose translation is MLRVRAAVALTGIIAVLSVVTGIVNIGSTGVSGPLAPFVPEAAARTAGFTGAMTGFLMSLSVYGLYRGYRVAWYSSVLLLPVTGVQGLAQSSVLSFPLVALSALAIPILLLNRRYFGRSVDLSVTQLASLAAVLAVQAYGTVGTYALRDEFNEVETALDAFYFTLVTASTVGYGDLTASSQVGRLFSMSVLLTGVASFGVALGTLLGPLIEAHLATALGNMTDKQLDLLENHYVVTGYGDLTEPILENLEGCEAVVVVEDPDDAKGLRDRGHEVVTADPSDEDPLRRLHIDRARGLIVATNNDAEDAMVILTARELNPGLRIVAAATDRENVRKLKRAGADAVLSPAVLGGHLLVESVFGDDDPERVVDTLLGEGPSGQ
- a CDS encoding TrkA C-terminal domain-containing protein, which encodes MQPLPVEVLFGIYLGALTGMFPALVSWALGFIFKYVTGVSIPAFGVVVLALALAGINGGLLALNDPAVVQSGYRIVVALIVVLMLSLYAHAKGDAMGASVPKRLSWRKLRDRTLSSDVVELVGARGEAHIEVVGEVTDMEGYPPLSSETRSEIETGEWRLPADLPISELEARFADRLRTELDLADISVSIDERGRASVVAAPPLSGISKRVPDGKRAVSVETLVPTGIARGDEVAVVAGGTEVRGTVIAAKSSLHREAAIKPDGGTADGAPPTTAAPTTTGGDGRITVAVDRSKASELLGVSRAKVVVTARGTRREFELISMLRRAGKRFRTMRVKPSGGLAGGTIGGSNVRGAYDVAVLAIQRPDGWLVAPRGGTEVRAGDELFVVGKRAALDAFEEVIA